The following are from one region of the Silene latifolia isolate original U9 population chromosome 9, ASM4854445v1, whole genome shotgun sequence genome:
- the LOC141600834 gene encoding protein FAR1-RELATED SEQUENCE 5-like produces MTVEKLADNGEHGAEDGGARLKMNYLLMVIIEEEDSVMAEVIDIVEVTNVQASSSNSKENQLLVTNVPATPEVDFDNQIVGLPRCSAELKPALWMKFATLEEGIHFYEEYAKVCGFLTRLDSTKLVDGIVTHKWCVCNKQGKSNHKGTKRKRTLTRIGCQAKVSFRRIQTGEYEIYDFVEVHSHAMNTPTTMIHLKPCRDLNLVHKKMIMDNAHVNHGPVQTFRMFKQYVKGYKNVGASLQDFKKFSRNVKKYIKEYDAQMLIENFMQKKAMSPSFYFDIDVDDQSENN; encoded by the exons ATGACGGTCGAAAAGCTCGCTGATAATGGCGAACATGGAGCTGAAGATGGAGGAGCTCGGTTGAAGATGAATT ATTTGTTG ATGGTAATAATTGAAGAAGAAGATTCGGTAATGGCAGAAGTCATAG ACATTGTAGAAGTTACTAATGTGCAAGCGTCTTCAAGTAATTCAAAAGAAAATCAATTGCTTGTCACTAATGTACCAG CCACCCCAGAAGTTGATTTCGATAATCAAATAGTGGGATTGCCAAGATGCTCAGCAGAATTAAAACCAGCATTGTGGATGAAATTTGCAACTTTGGAAGAAGGCATACATTTTTATGAGGAATATGCCAAGGTTTGTGGGTTCCTTACTAGATTAGACTCAACAAAATTAGTTGACGGGATAGTTACACACAAGTGGTGCGTGTGTAATAAACAAGGCAAAAGTAATCACAAGGGTACAAAAAGAAAGAGGACCCTTACGCGAATTGGTTGTCAGGCTAAGGTTAGTTTTAGAAGAATTCAAACGGGTGAATACGAGATTTATGATTTTGTTGAGGTTCACTCACATGCTATGAATACGCCAACAACTATGATACATTTGAAACCATGTAGGGATTTAAACTTGgttcacaaaaaaatgataatGGATAATGCTCATGTAAACCATGGTCCTGTGCAAACATTTAGGATGTTCAAACAGTATGTGAAGGGATACAAAAATGTGGGTGCTTCTTTAcaagatttcaaaaaattttcaaggaatgtaaagaaatacatcaAAGAATATGATGCCCAGATGTTAATAGAGAACTTCATGCAGAAAAAGGCTATGTCTCCATCTTTCTATTTTGACATTGATGTGGACGATCAAAGCGAGAATAACTAA
- the LOC141600835 gene encoding protein FAR1-RELATED SEQUENCE 5-like, with protein sequence MVFVPFTGVDNHKGCITFAAGLIRNENAESFSWLFQNFVTAMGDRYPITIITDQCRGIKKAVKGVFGDKTRHRLCMWHIMKKLPDKVGPSISQDTTFLKEINSVVWDVEITPEDFESKWNSIISSYELCDNKWLKKMFKHRALWIHAYIRDTYFGILGTTSRSESENSFFGNFTNPHVTLVEFWMRFQTAMDAQRWKYSKVMADDKNCYPKLTTPLLLEKQASEFYTIIIFYIFQVEVQAACYTCGHLPSPNASGANDNISIIDREKDKEYKVDLSDNKFSCSCKMFERIGILCRHILWVLKDRGFDHIPKEYLALRWSKSATSHPLFLLLEKLY encoded by the coding sequence atggtgTTTGTCCCTTTCACGGGTGTTGATAACCATAAGGGTTGCATTACTTTTGCAGCGGGTTTGATACGAAACGAAAATGCAGAATCATTTTCGTGGTTGTTTCAAAATTTTGTAACGGCTATGGGTGATCGCTATCCTATTACTATAATAACTGATCAATGTAGAGGCATCAAAAAAGCTGTTAAGGGTGTGTTTGGTGACAAAACACGCCATCGATTgtgtatgtggcatataatgaagaaGTTGCCTGACAAGGTTGGTCCATCGATTTCTCAAGACACAacttttttgaaggaaattaactCAGTTGTTTGGGATGTAGAAATCACTCCAGAAGATTTTGAATCGAAATGGAATTCGATAATTTCCTCATATGAGCTTTGTGATAACAAGTGGTTGAAGAAAATGTTTAAGCACCGTGCTCTTTGGATTCATGCTTACATTAGAGACACATATTTTGGGATTTTGGGCACAACATCAAGATCAGAGTCTGAAAATAGCTTCTTTGGAAACTTCACCAACCCACATGTCACACTTgtcgagttttggatgcgtttccaAACAGCAATGGATGCTCAGAGATGGAAATATTCTAAGGTAATGGCTGATGATAAGAATtgttatccaaaattgacaacCCCTCTCCTTTTAGAAAAGCAAGCTTCTGAGTTTTACACAAtcattatattttatattttccaagtAGAAGTCCAAGCAGCATGTTATACTTGTGGCCATTTACCATCACCAAATGCAAGTGGTGCGAATGATAATATTTCAATAATTGATCGTGAGAAAGACAAGGAATACAAAGTTGATTTAAGTGATAATAAGTTCTCTTGTTCTTGTAAGAtgtttgaaagaattgggatacTCTGTAGGCACATTTTATGGGTGTTGAAAGATAGGGGGTTTGATCATATACCTAAAGAGTATTTAGCACTGAGATGGAGCAAATCTGCAACTTCCCACCCTCTTTTCTTGTTGTTGGAAAAACTGTACTAG